From Phocoena sinus isolate mPhoSin1 chromosome 16, mPhoSin1.pri, whole genome shotgun sequence:
ccaaaacccAGCAGATAAGGAGTCAGGGGAAAAGTCAGATTAGTTATAGTcaaataaaggaattaaaatttctctgctgttatgggctaaattgtgtccccctaaaattcatatgctgaagtcctaaccccctgtACTgagtgtatttggagatagagtctttaaagtggtaattaaggtaaaatgaagtcattagtgTGGGCCCTAATTCGACATGCTGgtatccttgtaagaagagattaGGGCATAGACTCAGAGGGACACAGGGATCACATGGCCATCTACAGGCCAAGttgagaggcctcagaagaaaccaacactgccgacaccttgatcttggacttccagcctccagaagttgagaaaaaaatttctgttgtttaagccacgcagtctttggtactttgttatggcagccctagcaaactaatatatcTGCATATCTGAATAATAGTGTAAATAAATTTACATCCCCGTTACGACTTTAATTTTTACATGAATTGAAGTGTGTTGTACTAATATCTAATTATTTagcacctcctctgtgccaggcattactCTAAGGgcttacatatattaattcatctTATTCTTATAAgaacctcatttaaaaaaaaaaaaaaaaaaagaacctcattTATTCTCCATTTACAGATATGAACACTGAGGGACAGAGAAAGTAACTTCTAAAGCCTCACAAAGCATCAGTGGcatgtggcagagccaggattcagagcTAGACAGACACCAGAGCTACATGCTCCACCAGCACAGGGAAACTTGGTTTTTCACTGAAATATAATACTTCCTGGCAGTTTTCCATGTCAGTACATGTTTGTTTAAAGAGTCACATGGAATTATAGTCTTATTCCAGGGTATGAAAATTAAACCTGCATTGATGCCTTTGCTGCTTTAGCAAGTAGCCTTCTGACCATCCTCAGGAACAGTGACTCATCCAGAAAGAATTAAGGCATTTCCTCTCATCCCCAAGGAGCAGAGTGGCCATTGTGTTTCTCAGGATTGGTGGGCCCTCCTTCATTTAGTAGAGCTCCTTTTTGAGAAGCTTTGCCTGAAAGGAATTTAAGTCATATTATGACAGAAAACAAGTAAAATGAGAATTTGTAGGAGAGGTACTAGATGGATTTGGAGCTAGGACCCTAAGAAATGCCTGGGAGCAGGGGACAGGAAGAAGTCCTTTGAAAGGTCCTGGGGTCCAGTAACTGGCCCATACTTGTGTGGTCCCATCTGTGGTATATAGTCGGGAAAGGGTCAGGTCTAACGCCAGTGGGGGCAGAGGACTGTAGGGAGTTCTGTTGGAGTGGCCAGGGTGGACGTCAGACTAGAGAAGGGCTGTCCTACACCAGAGGCAACCAGCCAGGGCAAGCTgcacagtggggagaggaaactGTGGGAGTGGGCACTTGCCCTAGATGCTGCCTGCCCAGCCTCCTGGGAAAGCCTATGAAATCCATGTCCCCTAGTGAATCATCTGCTAGTGAGGAGCTTCCTCTTTTTACCCCAGGAACTTGGCACACCTTCAGGAGAtctcattaaattatttaatctcctgttctcaatctctttttctgttttcatcaaTTTCTGGGAGAGTTcctcaactttattttctatCCCTTCTATTGAGTTTTTTCATTGCTGcttcatctttttcatttccaaaggcTCTTGAACAGTGTTTTCagaacatttcttttcttatgaCATCTATTCTTGTTTCATGGATGCAaggatatttcttatttctttcatatttcctTAAACacattatttatactttttttgtgAGGCAAGTGAATGAGGagtagttttcttcttcctgcagAGTTTCTGGTTCCTTTCAGGTCTATTTGTTTGGGTCTCTGTCTTCTGTGTTAGAGGTTGTCTTCTAGTGTGCTGCAATTTTGGTTTCTTGTTCATTGTTAAGCAGGAAGGGGGAACTAAGGAATCCTATAAAACTATATTGGATTCTGTAcctatagaaaagaaaatataccattTTTTGAAGTGCACGTGGAATATTCATGAAAATTAACCAAATATTAGGTTGCCAAGAAAATCTCAAGAAATCCCAAAGAATAGAAACATACAAATAACATTCTCTGATCATAATGCAATACAACTTTTAGAAATTAGTGAcagaatttcttaaaaatgtaaaatttcctttttcctggtaatttaaaaaaactattaaacaCCTATtggattaaaaggaaaataaaaaaacaagatttcagaatttcttgaaaataataataatgaaaacatgacataGAATCTCTGTGATACCACTAAGGCTGTTATCACAGGAAAACTTATAGCTTTAAACACCTGGtgcagtagaaataaaaacatcaatataaatgaatttagtaaccAAAATGGAAAGCTAGGAAAAAAGTAactaaaagaaaggagaaggaaactaataaagatcaaattataaataatgacttggaaaacagaaaagagtaGAACCAATAAATCCAAAAGTTGGTTATttgaaaaacataacaaaatacacaaacaattAGCTAACTTAAGctttaaaaagggagaaatcacAAATGTAAGAGGGAAATCGCATAAAAGGGGGTAAACCACTAGCTAActtatgctttaaaaagaaagaaatcacaaaaataaaagggaaatagcataaaaacagagaaagcaatttttaagaagaaagtacTTTGTGCAACTCTgcaaataaacatgaaaacttagaagaaatgggtaTGTTTTCAGGCAAACAGAAGTTGCCAAAATTGATCCTAACAAAGACAGAAAGTCTAAACAAACTAATtgctataaaagaaataaaaaggctaAAGAGTTACTGCACAAAATGATACACAAAGAATCACCAAGCCAAACGAAATTCCACATAATCTATAAAGGTCAGATGATTTCATTGTTACttaaactatatataatattaatctCTAAACCTGATGAAGATTATCAGGTTTTTATTCCAATACATTTCAACGCATTTAGGATAAATTCCAAAGATTTTTATTCCatctgtaaattttatttttcattttattttggccgtgccatgtggcatgtggatcttagttccctgaccagggatcgaacctgtgggcaccgcccccccgccccgccccaccccgtactggaagcacagaatcttaaccactggaccgccagggaagtcccaaagattTTTATCCCAATAAAAGGAGACCACAGACCATTCTCAATTAAGAATTTCCTTATCTATTCATCCgtgtcttggctcttgtgaattaTGCTGTGATTAACATTGAGAAAGAGATATAGCTTCAAGATAGTGCTTTACTTTCcttcaaatatatacccagaagtgggattgctgtgtcatatggtagtgctatttttaattttttgaggaacctctgtagtgttttccatactggctgtaccaatttacactcccaacaATACTGCACAAGtgtcctcttttctccacatccttgccagcatttttttatctcttgtttttttgttctttttttaattatagccattctaagaggtatgagatgatctctctctctctccccttttttttttaacatttaaaaaaaagaaatttatttaaccaaaaaaccaaaaacagttcacccatttctcccaccctttcacacccccacctctggcaccCGCTAATctgtctcttctctgtatctatgagcttgagcttgttttgtttttgtttttttttatattccatgtaTAAGAGAGataatatagtatttgtctttctctgtcttacttatttcacttcatGTAATGTCttcgaggtccatccacattgtcacaaatggcaagatttctttattttttcttctctgaataatattccattgtatgtataccaaatctttatccattcatctgtcaataacACAGCTGTTCccatatcttgggtattgtaaataatgctgcactgAACACAGgagttcatgtatcttttcaagttagtgttttgattttcttcagATGAAAATCCAGAAGTAGAATCATgggatcatttggtagttctatttttaattttttgaggaaacttcatactgttttcatagtgactgcatcaatttacattcccaccaacagtgcacaagggttcccttttcaccacatcctcaccaacatgtatttctagtctttttgatgataaccattctaacaagtgtgaagtgatatctcattttggttttgatgtgcatttcactgatgatcagtgatgttgagcatctttttaaagataataaatgtgtattacaGTATttaagctataaataaataaataaatacagaagtcCCTAGGAATATTAACTCCAAACTAGTAAAACATGTTAAGATGTctataaacttaagaaaatacactgaaatattattaTGATTGTATTGTGTTTGAGAAGTCTTTTCCTTGTTTTACCTATTATGATCCTATTgtagatacttttttttaatctaataaacATGCAtagtaaaaatgtataaatatgctTGCTGACTCTTCTCTAGACTCATTCCCATACAGACATCTGTAAGGCAGACACCCCTTCCTCCAAACGTTCTGTGCTATCATACCGTTTTTCTTAATAATCAAGTCCAGACTGCGATCCAAAAGATCATCTGATTCCCTGTTTGCCCTGACACCACTGGGCCCATCCCAAAAAACACTGGGAAGGTTTGTCAAACTACCAACGTTCCCACCACAGCATTTTATACATCTGCCCCTGACTCTTCATCTTCTGTTCTACTTCCCCTGCTCGTGGGGCTGGGGTTATACCCTGGCCTTCTCAGGCCTTCTCTGCTGCCTAGCCTGTGTTGAAGCCTGCCACAGTTGGGTTACTTATCCACATAACACATGACACTTAAACCTCTGTCTCCCATCAGTCATTCATGGGTTTCTGGGAGATGGTCATCTCCTACCTGATTAGGATGATTGTAGAATAGATTGTTGAAGAGGTAGTTTAGTGCAATGGTTCTTACGGTGTGGTCCCTGGGCATTATTCCTCCCAGGAACTTATTAGAACTACAGATTTTTGGGTACCACCCAGgccttctgaatcagaaactctgggggtggtgCCCAGCAAGCTACAGTTTGCTaagctccccaggtaattctaacTAAAATTTGTGAACCACTGCTCATCTTGATCTGCCCTCTCACATTTAACCTCAGTCATAAGCAGGCTTCAGACTCTCAGAGGTCAGACTTCTAaggatatatataatatgtatatacaatatatttatatttaatattaaaagctTTTTTATATATAGCTTGATGTGCCTGACAGAACTAATGTGACATAACAACCaagtaaatgagaaaattgagataaAGACTAAACAGCAATAAGGAAAATTAGATGAAGTTGGGAAATATTCATACACAGCAAGCCCCCAGTAACCTTTgtagaggaagaagggaaaggtgACAGTATTTAAGAGCtgctaaagaaaagagaaaacataatcaCTTCAAGTCTTTAGAGAATCACAAGATAGCAACCTAGCAATTTGGAGAAGCATAGCTCTTTCTGGTTTTTGGAACAGAGATGTTCCTTTCCTAGATCCTCATATGCAGACTATCTAGTATGTAGTGTCTTCTCCAATTCTCGCATACAAGCTGTTAggagacatttctttctttttttaaattaattaaataatgtatttatttttatttttggctgtgttgggtcttcactactgcgtgtgggttttctctggttgcatcgagtgggggctactctttgttgcggtgcgcgggcttctcattgcggtggcttctcttgttgcagagcatgggctctaggtgtgccggcttcagtagttgcagcaggcaggctcagtagttgtggctcgcgggctctacagcacaggctcagtcgttgtggcgcatgggcttagttgctctgcagcatgtgggatcttcctgggccagggcttgaacccgtgtcccctgcattggcaggcagattcttaaccactgcgcccaggGAAGCCCGACGAGACATTTCTTGTACCACCTCTCAATTTAGCTGATGGCATAAACCCCAAAGCACATGTTGGtaactgcatttatttttatttttattttttggtacgcgggcctctcaccgttgcggcctctcccaccgcggagcccAGGCCCCGGattcacaggcccagcggccacggctcacgggcccagccgctccgcggcacgcgggatcctcccggactggggcacgaacccgcgtcccctgcatcggcaggcggactcccaaccactgcgccaccagggaagcccggtaactGCATTTCTTGAGGGACGTTCTTGCGGGGTGTGTTCAAGTGTTCAGTGTGGTGTTTGCCTAATGACCTGACTTAATCCAAAAATAAATCGTAGAGTGTTTAGTTCTAGTCTACTTAATCCAGAGATAAATCGTAGAGTGTTTAGTTCTAGTCTTTCTCTACATTTTAAGCATACATCTTATCTTCCAAGAAATTCAATCTTTAACTTTATGGGTTGATTTTAAACATGAcactattttccaaatataaaagtATACTATTAAGAGAAGTCTGGTTCTACAAATCAGGCATGCCCCCTCATATCAGTCTGGTAATttccactccctttccccttggAGTATCACTGATCTGGAGGCATGAAAGAAATCAGTATTTCTCAAGAAATCCTCAAAGTTATTTACTGCAATGGAGCTGCTGATAAGCATGGCCTACAGGGATTTCAGGTAAGTCTATTGCCAGACAGGGGAACCTCCAGGGCTTTTACATCCAGCTAGACCAGGGAGGCTTCCAGGGGCAAGGGCACTCAACAAGCCAAGCCatcaaggaagaaaggaggggaagagaaggccTATGGCTGATGGAAGTCCCAGAGGGCAGGAGGACCTGGCTTCCGGCAAAAGAAACCCAGATTGATTATGTCATGAAGCTGTTTCCACTCTCAGCACTCCGGTGTGCCTATTTCTTCCACTCAATCTCAGTAAGATCCGGCAGAGTGTTTGTTGGTTCTCAGTAAGATCCGGCATGATCCAGAGCAAGCACCGGAGGGCAGAAAACAGGGATGGACCTGAAAACACAAAATGTTAGATCTGTCCACTTCACCGAAATGTGGGAGAGGAGCCCACGTCAGTCCCAAAGCTCTGACTACTCCTAACTTTTCGGGGTCGGGAGGTTTAGTTGACAGGTTTGACCGAGGTAAAGAGGCAAATGTTGGTCCAGGAGGCCGGCTATAGGTGGGTCAGCCACCAGGCTGGCGTCACAAGTTGGGCGCAGGAAAGGCCTGAGTCAGGGGGCAGAGAGGCAAGGTCAGTGGAAGGGGGCGGGTCCTGAAGTGGGGGGTGTAGCCTGGGAAAGGCTGGCGAGAGGGCGGGGGCGGtgccagaaatgggcagaagccgGAGTCAGGCAGCGGGGGCGGGCCCAAAGGCGGGGCCTAACCTCGTGAGGCTCGCGCCTGCGCAGGGCGTTCCGGGGGGGCGGGGCTGCGCGCGCGCGGTTCGTGGGCCCCGGAGGGCGGAGTCCAGGCGGGCGCCGGCCGAGGGAGGGGGCGCGGTGGCTCTGGAGTCCAGCGCTCCCTCGGGCCGTGGACGTGATGCTGGCTGCTGTGGGTCGGGCGGCTGGGCCAGCGGGGATGTGACGGGCGGCCCCTCGCCTCACCTGCCGTCCTTTGGCCTGTAGGTCGCTGGGCGACCGGCAGCCGGGCCGCGGCTGAGGAGGCAGCGCGACCTCCGCACGGTGAGAGTCGGGGTCGGGGCGGGAGCAGGGGCCGGAGTCGGGGCGGGGCGAGCGCCCGCggcagccctgggcagggggCGCGGTCCGGGGCCCAGGTCCGGGCGCCCGGGATAGGGCCGTGGCGTCCTCCGGCCTCCTGCCCTCCGGAGCGACCCTCTGGAGTCTCCGCGAGCCACCTGAGCAGGCAGGCGTGGAGCGGGGAGGTCGGACGTTCCTCGCCCCTGGGGCTGTGACAGGCATATCAGGGCCCGTGGGCCGCTGCGGCTGCGGCCCTCTCTCAAGGAGAAATCAGGGCGAGGCTGAGATACCCAGTGATTTCAGAGCCAGGATGCTAGTGAGGGATGATAGGGAAAGTACCAAGTACCGGGGTGCCCCGAAtgactgtgggtttttttttttttaattgctgggCCCAAACAAAGACACACCCTAAACACATCCTGAGACAAAACTTTGGTGGACCACACCGTTGCCATAGGTTCAGatgcttcttctctctcctttttagaCATCTGctgtttttatacatatatatatatttttttaatgcacctACTCTTTTTTGTCAGGCAAAGGGAGAATGACTTCTTTGAGGGAGCATTTGACGGCTAAGCTTGAGTTTGAATTTCAGTAATTGCAAATTCATCTTTGTGGGCTACCCAGCCAGTTAGGCTTGCTGTTCCTAGACTAGGCCTGAACAGTGTGGAAATTACTGATGCAGGGACTCTTCGTAGTCCCAGATTGGAATGTCTGTGTTTCACTCCCATTGGTGAGATAAATGGAGCTTAGGCTTTCCAAAATAACCTTTTGAaaggcatttcttttttccctttttttcctgagcattaaaatattaatggaaCCTATTAattttgccagttttttttttcttcttcttcttaagcATCATCTTCTAGACTAGTTTTAAAGAGAGTTTGGTTGTGGCACCTCTTCTTTAACCAAAAGGCATTCAAGATACTTGCCTCTGCAAAAGATAGTCACAAAAAACTTCTTATCTGTAATCAATATATGTATTATAAGGATTTAAACATTCCTGAATGTTTTGCCTGAAGTCAGTCTTAGATGTTATTACTGTTTGCCTCTCTTAATTCATTACTTAGtatctttagtattttcttatttgctcGTTTTCTTTAGTGTTCTCAACAACACTGATGTCAAATAATCTTTGGGTAAACACACACTTTCTTGAACCCTTTAGCTGTAATTCATACTGTTTTACTTCAGTGTTGTATTAATACGCCATAGTAAGAAACTGCTAGAAGCCATCCTGAACACCAGGaactctccatttaaaaaaacacaacaaggCAATTTATTGTACCTTTTCACATCTagactttcattttctgtttgttgtcTTGACTCAACTTTGATTGGGGAAGAAGAGGGGACTTTGATTTCATGCTTAAAAGTCTGGCAGTGACTCTTCATAATAGTCAGAGCCCTTCACGATTTCTCGTACTTGTCTTtgtttctcatttcatcttctaCCATTTTGCCTGCCCTCTCTGAACAAAGACTATTTAGAGTTCTCTGAAGATGTCATCTTCCTTTGTGGTTTTACACTGTTGCCTCTATTGAGAATTCTTCTCCATCTAGTAAACAACTTACCCTTCAAGACCTGACCAATTATCACCTCTGAATCTTGTCCAGACATCTTATCTCACTTGTCTTCACTGATCCACTAGTACATTGTACATTCTGCAGTTAGTACTCTGTCAGTTGGTAGTTaatgatttgttaatatggctgtGTTCACCAGACTTTTGGGCTTCTTAAGGGAAGGGACCTTTGCAACTCTAACACATGCTGTTTTATGGCACAGGTGCTCACAGACTGTTTACTAAATGAACTTTTGAGGAATGCTCCTATAGTTTATAGGTAAAGTATATTATAGGTAAAGTATATTACCTACCTTTTTATATAGGTAAAGTTTATAGGTAAAGTATATTAACTACCTCTTTCTGTGTTAGAAAACTTAGAAGAGGTGACTGCACAAGGTACTTTAAAATTTCCAGGAATAAAGTCAAAATTGTTGCTGGTTAGGAATGAAACCCCACTTAGGACAGAAAAAAACCAATATGTTTTATGacacaagaataaaaagaatatggCCAGTAAGTAttgctgtttctttaatttttttttttttgtttgttttgtggtacacgggcctctcactgctgtggtctctcccgttaaggagcacaggctccagacgtgcaggctcagcggccatggcccacgggcccagcccctccgccgcatgcgggatcttccgggactggggcacgaacacatgtcctctgcatcggcaggcggaccctcaaccactgtgccaccagggaagcccttgctgtttctttaatttaggactttaagacaaagaaatttgcccaaggtcatgcaggtagaaggggacagagctgggataCAATCCAGGTCTTTTGACCATCTGTGTCCTTGCCCCCAGTTGCCTACTTCTAAGTCTTGTTTTATAATCAGAGTGGGAGATTTTGAGAGAGTTGGACGTATATTGGTTAAAGGGGTCTATTAGTAGGATTTTGAACTTGAAAGAATTCATAGATTATTTgtttcaactttaaaaattttacccaTTAAACGACTGACAccccaaagggcaagaaacttACTTGAAGTTACTAAGAGTCACTTGTATCCACATCTCCTGATGTCacacttgtgtatttttcattattcCATGGTGCTTTGGGGGAAAATGAGGAAGTTGTCAATTTTCAGAGGGAGAGCAAATCAGCTTCAACTTTCAATCTCTTTGGCTGCTTAATTGCCTGCTGCTTCTAGGGTCTTAGAGCCCTTGAGGCTAAGAAACATGATGATTCATTTGAGGATATAGGAGAAACCTAACCTCCACTATTCCATTCGTCTGGGATTTTTGACCTCATTGCTGGATAGAGTGCTCCTTAATAAGTGGCTTCTGCTCACCATATGGAGACCCCCACATACAGTTACATTTTGATGgtgaaatgaaatttaataaaataaggtTACAGCTGGCTAATAGCATGGCTAAAATTACATGTATTGCTAGTCTGTACGTGAAAAGAGCCTATCTGATTACTTCTATGTGATAGgttttttgtaaaagaaaaattgtggTTTTATGCCTTTGAAAAGTTAGTTTTGAAATGTGTACTTCCTATGGGAGGCCTGATCAATTCTAACAGACAACTTAATGgtcaaagaaataaggaaaaaaaataaacttaaaatattctcttattcATTTCTCATCATATATACATGATTTTGTACTGTAATCACAGCATTACAGTTCAATTTTTGccttcatattttatgttttcttactgctatagtttttatatatttaaattagtaTACAGTGTTACAGTGAgttgatttatttacttatttataattattgGACATCTAAGCTGCTTCCCGTTTTTCACGGGATGCAGTTAACATGGAGATGtcctttgttttgcttctttcctttAGGCTAAAGCCCCAGGCGGGGGATTATAAGGTCAAAAGGTATGAATGGTTTTgtcacttttgaaaaatattgctaGGTTTGTTTCTGAaaggtagtatttttttttttactgcttccAGCAGTTTGGTTGACCAGTTTTATCTTTTACaggcttttgtttttaacttttttttttcaaataggtaTAAGGGTACCTGCTGTCTAAGATCGCTATTCACAATAGAAAAGGAAGTGCagtatttctctcattttcttttctcctttgtatgaATTGTTTGTCCTTTGCCCATAAATTTACTGGACTCTTCTTACCAATTTTCATTAGTACCTAGCATCATAAATATATTATTCTCTTGAAATATGTTTgtgatctgttttatttttgttatttttattgttgtagactttgcagttttaaaattattaaaatcattgacaacaacaacaaaaaccaaaaaaaaaatcattgacaattttttgtgtgtgatttcatCCTTTGATTGTGAGATCTACGAACAAATGTCACTCTACCATCtgatgcatatttttattttcttaagcttCTATGGTTCtttttgttatatgtatatatctttaacAATAATATATGCAATTGagattgcatttaatttttgtggATTTTATACTATAGAGAATcacattcttaaaaataagtGAGTTTCCATTGGTAAACTGCtgccttttttcttcttgaacttgaataggaaacaaaacaaaatgaaactaacctagttttttttataaatgggtacttgtgttttaataaattatagtaaATTTAGGCAAAAATTTCATGAAAGCAGTTTTTGGTTAATTgaagtttttgttgtttccaGATTAACTAGAAGATCATTTCTGATTTAACTTTTATTAATCATTCTAAAATGTACGAAAATAAAACCTTGGTTATCTTCTTCCTTTGGGAGTAAGACATTCTAGATAGATGAGACAACCCTGGTGTAGTAATTAACATTGATTGAGTGCTGGTTACTTTGCTGGTACTTGGATAGAATTtcttacttaatcctcataacaaccctaagATGTAGGTTCTTTTCATATCCTCATTTTGCACATGAGAAAGAGAGGTAAGGTGACCCGCCAAAGGTAACACAGCTGGGAAGCATCGGAACTAGAACTCAAACAGCCTGCTTTTAAAGGGCTCTATTTGAAAAGtatattatattactttattttctctgctaAGGATTTGAACTTTATCTCTTAGGTACTGGAAAAATATTAGATGTTTCAAAGCAAAGGGATGATATAGTATGTTATATCTTTTAGGGAGGTGGCTGATGTGGCAAAGTGGAAATATATTGAATTGTGTTTCTGATAGGAAGTGGTTGAAATAGGTCTAATGAGAAATGAAACCTAAACTGCAAGTTGGAAGTGGAGATCAGGGGTATTATGGAAAGCTGTGGGGCTTAGTAACTGATAAGAGAGTGGGAAGCTGGAGTGTTGATTTGGACGTTATTAAGTGGGGTAATGACAGATGAATATGCGCTCACAGAGCTTTGTTATATTTCTTTCATAGCATTGACTGGGATTTATTGTACCTAACTTAGTGACACATCTACCTCCCCCACTGGGTTATGTACTTGTCAAGGACAGGGACTGAGTAGAAAGCATGAGCTAATGCAGGATGAGCTAATTCAGGAAAATGGCAAGAGACTGAACTGGGGGTAGGAAACACCAAATCACCAAAATCAAAAAGTGGCTGGAGGAAGAGAAGCTCTAGAGAATGACAGTTGtcagggagaagggggaagagcCATCAGTGCAGGATTAGAAGAGGAGCCTTAAGGAGAGGGAAGTATTCGCACAGAAGTAAACACGGAATGCCACCTCACGCTACAAACAGTTTTGGTTCGTGTGCCCTACTGTGATTTGCTGATGGCCAGTGGCTGCATGGCATTAAATCGTCTTTCCTTTGTTACtgacctccccgccccccgccccggccccccggcccccccccccccgcccctttcTCAGAGTATCCCGTGCCCTCTTTCAGCTTCTACCATCTTCTTGCTACAGGTGCTGATGCTGGGGCGTGACTCAGCCTATAGAGAGCAACCAATCAGAACgctcctt
This genomic window contains:
- the LOC116741283 gene encoding proline-rich protein HaeIII subfamily 1-like, yielding MPVTAPGARNVRPPRSTPACSGGSRRLQRVAPEGRRPEDATALSRAPGPGPRTAPPAQGCRGRSPRPDSGPCSRPDPDSHRAEVALPPQPRPGCRSPSDLQAKGRQVRRGAARHIPAGPAARPTAASITSTARGSAGLQSHRAPSLGRRPPGLRPPGPTNRARAAPPPRNALRRREPHEVRPRLWARPRCLTPASAHFWHRPRPLASLSQATPPTSGPAPFH